From Toxorhynchites rutilus septentrionalis strain SRP chromosome 2, ASM2978413v1, whole genome shotgun sequence, a single genomic window includes:
- the LOC129764588 gene encoding ornithine aminotransferase, mitochondrial has protein sequence MIKSVENIQLLKQFSKLIASANAQIVRSGQPAAVLLSRNGTSPSYDPKRKSSSFASQNAKMSSIVTVTKTDNLYSGAKNVVLKSSPGAASKAVFDREDKFGAHNYHPIPVALARAEGVYVWDVEGKRYYDFLSAYSAVNQGHCHPRIVKALTEQAQILALTSRAFYSNVLGEYEEYITRLFGYDKVLPMNTGVEGGETACKLARKWAYKVKKVPNNKAKIIFAEGNFWGRTLAAVSASNDPSSFEGFGPFMPGFELVPYNDTVALEKALQDPNVCAFMVEPIQGEAGVMVPDDGYLRKVRELCTKYNVLFIADEVQTGLARTGRMLAVDHEQVKPDVLILGKALSGGMYPVSAVLANDDVMLCIKPGEHGSTYGGNPLGCKVALAALQVLVDEKLAENAERMGRKLRESLSELPKDLVPVVRGKGLLNAIVIDSKYDAWDVCLRLKNNGLIAKPTHGDIIRFAPPLTITEEQLDECLDIIKSTIMSFANEH, from the exons ATGATCAAGAGTGTGGAAAACATCCAACTGTTGAAGCAGTTCAGCAAACTGATTGCATCGGCGAATGCTCAAATTGTGCGCTCAGGACAACCGGCAGCCGTTTTGTTGAGCCGAAATGGAACCTCTCCCAGTTATGACCCAAAACGCAAATCGTCATCTTTCGCCAGCCAGAATG CCAAAATGTCCTCAATCGTTACGGTGACAAAAACCGACAATCTGTACAGCGGCGCGAAGAATGTCGTCCTGAAGAGCAGCCCTGGCGCGGCATCGAAAGCAGTATTCGACCGGGAGGATAAATTTGGGGCCCACAACTACCACCCCATTCCGGTGGCACTGGCTCGGGCCGAAGGAGTCTACGTGTGGGATGTCGAGGGAAAGCGTTACTACGATTTCCTCAGTGCCTATTCGGCCGTTAACCAGGGTCACTGTCATCCCCGAATAGTGAAAGCCCTCACCGAGCAGGCCCAGATTCTGGCGTTAACATCTAG GGCATTCTACTCGAACGTTTTGGGCGAGTATGAGGAGTACATCACGCGACTGTTCGGCTACGACAAAGTTCTTCCAATGAACACCGGTGTGGAGGGCGGTGAAACGGCGTGCAAGCTCGCACGCAAGTGGGCCTACAAAGTCAAGAAGGTACCGAACAACAAGGCGAAAATCATTTTTGCCGAGGGCAATTTCTGGGGCCGCACTCTGGCTGCTGTTTCCGCCTCCAATGATCCGTCGAGCTTCGAAGGATTCGGTCCGTTTATGCCCGGATTCGAGTTGGTTCCGTACAATGATACCGTTGCGCTGGAAAAAGCTCTCCAGGATCCCAACGTTTGTGCCTTCATGGTGGAACCGATTCAGGGAGAGGCGGGCGTCATGGTTCCGGACGATGGCTATCTGAGAAAGGTTCGCGAGTTATGTACAAAGTACAACGTGCTGTTCATTGCTGATGAAGTTCAAACTGGGCTAGCGCGGACCGGTCGTATGCTTGCCGTAGATCACGAACAGGTTAAGCCAGATGTGTTGATTCTGGGCAAGGCTCTCTCCGGCGGTATGTATCCGGTGTCGGCAGTACTTGCCAACGACGATGTGATGCTGTGCATCAAACCAGGAGAGCATGGTTCCACATACGGAGGAAACCCACTAGGATGCAAGGTTGCCCTGGCAGCTCTGCAAGTTCTGGTTGATGAGAAACTGGCTGAGAATGCCGAACGCATGGGGCGCAAGCTGCGGGAGTCACTCTCGGAACTTCCCAAAGACCTGGTACCGGTGGTGCGAGGAAAGGGTCTGCTGAACGCCATTGTGATCGATTCCAAGTACGATGCGTGGGACGTTTGTCTGCGGCTAAAGAACAACGGACTGATCGCCAAGCCCACCCATGGTGATATTATTCGATTTGCACCTCCACTCACGATCACCGAAGAACAGCTGGATGAGTGCCTGGATATTATCAAGTCCACGATCATGTCTTTCGCAAATGAACACTAG